Sequence from the Clostridium butyricum genome:
ACCAAATCTATCTAATAGATATCTACAGGTACTTACACAGTTACATTCCCTATTAGAACCAATGCATTTTTCATTTTTGATTATCAATATATCACCTTCTTTTTCGTGATTTATAAGTATTGTGCAGTATTAATCTTCATTTCCATCTTCATCACAAGGTATTATTTCTGAATTTCCACAATACGAACAAAAACTTACGTCCTTTGTATCACCTAATGAATAAGATTTAAATACTGTATCACATCTGTTACATTTCCAATATCCATCGTTAAAATAATTATCCATTTACTTCACCCTTTCTGCATATTCTGAACTATTTAATCTTTTATGATATTAAAAATTAAAATATATCATCAGAACATAATATAGGCAGTATTGTGTTGTTGTTAGAACCGCAATCGGTCTTTCTCATGTCTTCGTTGTATCCTCCGACTACCCAGGTGCTACTTCTAGTACATTTCCAACCCCCAACCTCAGATATTATTTCATTTGCCCTTATAGAATGAATTGAACTAGGTTTAAATTGAACTATTAAAGAATGCGTATTTTTGCATTTTGGAAAATTTCCACAACCTAAAAATTTTTTTCGCCCTTCTCTTATTTTTAATAAAGCACCACATTTCTCACAAACAAATTCAGTATCGCTATTTTTAGGAAGTTTTCTTAATTCTTCTATATATTTCTTTTCAGTTACAATAATGTCCTTATTTATTTTATTCATAATATCTTCCTCCAAGATTTAAATTTAAAGGAGCCTAAGCCCCTCTAAAATTGACCTTCTGCAAAACTAACAGCATCTTCCCAGTCATCACAGTCAACAATACTGTCAATTCTTAATTTCT
This genomic interval carries:
- a CDS encoding topoisomerase DNA-binding C4 zinc finger domain-containing protein, encoding MNKINKDIIVTEKKYIEELRKLPKNSDTEFVCEKCGALLKIREGRKKFLGCGNFPKCKNTHSLIVQFKPSSIHSIRANEIISEVGGWKCTRSSTWVVGGYNEDMRKTDCGSNNNTILPILCSDDIF